A section of the Pseudomonas sp. FP453 genome encodes:
- a CDS encoding anti-virulence regulator CigR family protein codes for MKMPKTVIASLGVLVLGVSALVQAAPNDQGGPDRGGPQGQHEQQRGDDHRGPQDNRRGGPPQDLGPVRQVIRDHHDQFSRGAPPPRNVRLERGKPLPHGYYGERLDSRALARLPVYQGYEWRRSGPDVVLIAVGTGIVYEILDGVLN; via the coding sequence ATGAAAATGCCTAAAACCGTGATTGCTAGCCTTGGCGTGCTGGTCCTGGGCGTCAGCGCCCTGGTGCAGGCCGCGCCGAACGATCAGGGCGGCCCTGACCGTGGCGGCCCGCAAGGCCAGCACGAGCAGCAGCGTGGCGACGACCATCGCGGCCCGCAGGACAACCGTCGCGGCGGCCCGCCCCAGGACCTCGGCCCGGTACGCCAAGTGATCCGCGACCATCACGACCAGTTCTCCCGTGGCGCACCGCCACCGCGCAATGTGCGCCTGGAACGCGGCAAGCCACTGCCCCATGGCTACTACGGTGAACGCCTGGACAGCCGCGCCCTGGCACGCCTGCCGGTGTACCAGGGTTATGAGTGGCGCCGTTCAGGGCCGGATGTGGTGTTGATTGCCGTAGGAACCGGCATCGTCTACGAGATTCTCGACGGCGTGCTCAACTAA
- the trpA gene encoding tryptophan synthase subunit alpha, whose protein sequence is MSRLQTRFAQLKEQNRAALVTFVTAGDPGYDTSLAILKGLPAAGADVIELGMPFTDPMADGPAIQLANIRALEAKQNLLKTLQMVREFRKDNSETPLVLMGYFNPIHKYGVPKFIADAKEAGVDGLIVVDMPPEHNGELCDPAQAAGIDFIRLTTPTTDDVRLPTVLNGSSGFVYYVSVAGVTGAGAATLEHVEEAVTRLRRHTDLPISIGFGIRTPEQAAAIARLADGVVVGSALIDHIATAKNDQQAIDGVLGLCAALSEGVRNARK, encoded by the coding sequence ATGAGCCGCCTGCAAACCCGCTTCGCCCAGCTTAAAGAACAAAACCGCGCCGCCCTGGTGACCTTCGTTACCGCCGGCGACCCGGGCTACGACACCTCGCTGGCCATCCTCAAGGGCCTGCCCGCCGCTGGCGCCGACGTGATCGAGCTGGGCATGCCCTTCACCGATCCGATGGCCGACGGCCCGGCGATCCAACTGGCCAACATCCGCGCGCTGGAAGCCAAGCAGAACCTGCTGAAAACCCTGCAGATGGTCCGCGAGTTCCGCAAGGACAACAGCGAAACCCCGCTGGTGTTGATGGGTTACTTCAACCCGATCCACAAATACGGCGTGCCGAAATTCATCGCCGACGCCAAAGAGGCGGGCGTCGACGGCCTGATCGTGGTCGACATGCCGCCCGAGCATAACGGCGAGCTGTGCGACCCGGCCCAGGCTGCGGGCATCGACTTTATCCGCCTGACCACGCCGACCACCGACGACGTGCGCCTGCCCACCGTGCTCAACGGCAGCTCCGGCTTTGTGTACTACGTGTCGGTGGCCGGTGTGACCGGTGCCGGTGCCGCTACTCTGGAACACGTCGAAGAAGCCGTGACCCGCCTGCGTCGCCATACCGACCTGCCGATCAGCATCGGTTTTGGTATCCGCACCCCGGAGCAAGCGGCGGCTATCGCACGCTTGGCTGACGGTGTGGTGGTCGGTTCGGCGCTGATCGATCACATCGCCACTGCGAAAAATGATCAACAGGCGATTGATGGCGTGCTGGGGCTGTGCGCAGCGCTGTCGGAAGGTGTTCGCAACGCCCGTAAGTAA
- the trpB gene encoding tryptophan synthase subunit beta: MTQSQTDLRNGPDANGLFGAFGGRYVAETLMPLILDLAREYEAAKIDPAFNEELAYFQRDYVGRPSPLYFAERLTEFCGGAKIYLKREELNHTGAHKINNCIGQILLARRMGKKRIIAETGAGMHGVATATVAARFGLQCVIYMGTTDIERQQANVFRMKLLGAEVIPVVAGTGTLKDAMNEALRDWVTNVDSTFYLIGTVAGPHPYPAMVRDFQAVIGKETRTQLQAQEGRLPDSLVACIGGGSNAMGLFHPFLDDTSVEIIGVEAAGHGIETGKHAASLNGGVPGVLHGNRTFLLQDDDGQIIDAHSISAGLDYPGIGPEHAWLHDIGRVQYTSVTDDEALDAFHKCCRLEGIIPALESAHALAEVFKRAPTLPKDHLMVVNLSGRGDKDMQTVMHHMEQSQQEKH; this comes from the coding sequence ATGACTCAGTCCCAGACCGACCTACGCAACGGCCCAGACGCCAACGGCCTGTTTGGCGCGTTCGGCGGCCGCTACGTCGCTGAAACCCTGATGCCGTTGATCCTCGACCTGGCCCGCGAATACGAAGCGGCCAAGATCGATCCGGCGTTCAACGAGGAATTGGCCTACTTCCAACGGGACTACGTCGGTCGTCCAAGCCCACTGTATTTCGCCGAACGCCTGACCGAATTCTGCGGCGGCGCCAAGATCTACCTCAAGCGCGAAGAGCTGAACCACACCGGCGCGCACAAGATCAACAACTGCATCGGCCAGATCCTGCTGGCGCGGCGCATGGGCAAGAAACGCATCATCGCCGAGACCGGCGCCGGCATGCACGGCGTGGCCACTGCCACTGTGGCAGCACGCTTCGGCCTGCAATGTGTGATCTACATGGGCACCACCGACATCGAGCGCCAGCAGGCCAACGTGTTCCGCATGAAGCTGCTGGGCGCGGAAGTGATCCCGGTGGTCGCCGGCACCGGCACCCTCAAGGACGCGATGAACGAAGCCCTGCGCGATTGGGTGACCAACGTCGACAGCACCTTCTACCTGATCGGCACCGTGGCCGGCCCACACCCATATCCTGCGATGGTCCGCGACTTCCAGGCCGTGATCGGCAAGGAAACCCGCACCCAACTGCAAGCCCAGGAAGGCCGCCTGCCGGACAGCCTGGTCGCCTGCATCGGCGGCGGCTCCAACGCCATGGGCCTGTTCCACCCGTTCCTCGACGACACTAGCGTGGAAATCATCGGCGTTGAAGCCGCTGGCCACGGCATCGAAACCGGCAAGCACGCCGCCAGCCTCAACGGCGGCGTACCCGGCGTACTGCACGGCAACCGCACCTTCCTGTTGCAGGACGACGACGGCCAGATCATCGACGCCCACTCGATCTCCGCCGGCCTCGACTACCCGGGCATCGGCCCGGAACACGCGTGGTTGCATGACATCGGCCGCGTCCAGTACACCTCGGTGACCGACGACGAAGCCCTGGACGCCTTCCACAAATGCTGCCGCCTGGAAGGGATTATTCCTGCACTGGAAAGCGCCCACGCCCTGGCCGAAGTGTTCAAACGCGCGCCGACCCTGCCGAAAGATCACCTGATGGTGGTCAACCTTTCCGGCCGTGGCGACAAAGACATGCAGACCGTGATGCACCACATGGAACAGTCTCAGCAGGAGAAACACTAA
- a CDS encoding LysR family transcriptional regulator has protein sequence MSRDLPPLNALRAFEATARLNSVSQAAEQLHVTHGAVSRQLKVLEEHLGVSLFVKEGRGLKLTDAGVRLRDASAEAFERLRDVCAELTQASADAPFVLGCSGSLLARWLIPRLGRLNADLPDLRLHLSAGDGDLDPRRPGLDALLVFAEPPWPADMQVYALASERIGPVMSPRFAGYERLRHAPASALCAEALLHTTSRPQAWPSWAQQHGIAPGALKHGQGFEHLYYLLEAAVAGLGVAIAPEPLVAEDVRAGRLVAPWGFSETPAHLALWLPKRAADGRAGQLAQWLKAELLRQPD, from the coding sequence ATGAGCCGAGACCTTCCGCCCCTCAATGCCCTGCGTGCATTTGAAGCCACCGCGCGCTTGAACAGCGTCAGCCAGGCAGCCGAGCAATTGCACGTGACCCACGGTGCGGTCAGCCGGCAGCTGAAGGTGCTGGAAGAGCACCTGGGCGTGAGCCTGTTCGTCAAGGAGGGGCGCGGCCTTAAACTCACAGATGCGGGTGTCCGCCTGCGGGACGCCAGCGCAGAGGCGTTCGAGCGGTTGAGGGATGTTTGTGCAGAACTGACCCAGGCCAGTGCCGACGCGCCCTTCGTCCTAGGGTGTTCGGGGAGTTTGCTGGCGCGCTGGCTGATCCCGCGCCTGGGCCGCTTGAATGCTGACCTGCCGGACCTGCGCTTGCACCTGTCGGCCGGTGATGGCGACCTTGACCCCCGCCGCCCTGGCCTTGACGCCCTGCTGGTATTCGCCGAGCCACCGTGGCCGGCGGATATGCAGGTGTACGCGTTGGCCAGTGAACGCATCGGCCCGGTGATGAGCCCGCGTTTCGCCGGCTATGAGCGCTTGCGCCACGCGCCGGCGTCGGCCCTGTGCGCGGAGGCGTTGTTGCACACCACCTCGCGTCCGCAAGCCTGGCCCAGCTGGGCGCAGCAACACGGCATCGCGCCCGGCGCGTTGAAACACGGCCAGGGGTTTGAGCATTTGTATTATTTGTTGGAGGCGGCGGTCGCGGGGTTGGGGGTGGCGATTGCGCCCGAGCCGTTGGTAGCCGAGGACGTGCGCGCAGGCCGGCTGGTGGCGCCGTGGGGTTTCAGCGAAACCCCGGCGCACCTGGCGTTGTGGCTGCCCAAGCGCGCCGCAGACGGGCGCGCCGGGCAACTGGCGCAGTGGCTCAAGGCTGAGCTGTTGCGCCAGCCGGATTAG
- a CDS encoding YqjD family protein, with protein sequence MANTSLRKASLESMEAEISSLLKSLESLKDDASDESRKTLKALKSNAENALKHSRHLISDAYEESKVKIRETGVATRDYAQEHPWTTAGVAVGALGLLAAYLLCKRGD encoded by the coding sequence ATGGCCAACACTTCTTTACGCAAAGCGTCGCTGGAAAGCATGGAAGCCGAGATTTCGAGCCTGCTCAAATCTCTGGAAAGCCTCAAGGACGACGCATCTGACGAGTCGCGCAAGACCTTGAAGGCCCTGAAAAGCAATGCCGAGAATGCTCTCAAGCACTCCCGTCACCTGATCAGCGATGCCTACGAAGAAAGCAAAGTGAAAATCCGCGAAACCGGTGTTGCGACCCGGGACTACGCACAGGAACACCCATGGACTACAGCCGGCGTGGCTGTAGGTGCATTGGGCCTGCTGGCCGCTTACTTGCTGTGCAAACGCGGTGACTAA
- a CDS encoding dodecin: MSDHHTYKKVELVGSSTSSIEEAINNALAEAHKSIKHLEWFEVVDTRGHIKDGKAAHFQVTLKVGFRIASS, translated from the coding sequence ATGTCTGATCATCACACCTACAAGAAAGTCGAATTGGTGGGATCGTCCACCTCCAGCATCGAAGAGGCCATCAACAACGCCCTGGCCGAGGCCCACAAAAGCATCAAGCACCTGGAATGGTTTGAGGTGGTCGATACCCGTGGCCATATCAAGGATGGCAAGGCCGCGCACTTTCAGGTCACGCTCAAAGTGGGATTCCGTATTGCCAGTAGTTGA
- a CDS encoding DUF1161 domain-containing protein: protein MKKFLLAVGLLSIAGTALAAGKPCDELKSEIAAKLDAKGVAHYSLDVVDKGAAGDAKVVGSCEAGSKEIVYKRG, encoded by the coding sequence ATGAAGAAGTTCCTGTTAGCGGTAGGTTTGTTGAGCATTGCGGGCACTGCCCTGGCGGCGGGCAAGCCTTGTGACGAGCTGAAAAGCGAGATTGCAGCGAAACTGGATGCCAAGGGCGTTGCACACTATTCCCTGGACGTCGTGGACAAAGGTGCTGCGGGCGACGCCAAAGTGGTTGGCTCGTGCGAAGCCGGCTCCAAGGAAATCGTCTACAAACGCGGTTAA
- a CDS encoding LLM class flavin-dependent oxidoreductase: protein MKSLSDVKFSTLDLVPVRANGSPAQSLRNSLDLAQHVEKFGYNRFWVAEHHNMDGIASSATSVLLGYLAGGTSTIRVGSGGVMLPNHAPLVIAEQFGTLESLYPGRIDLGLGRAPGSDQMTARALRRERSGSADEFPEDVAELMAYLGPRTPDQRIIAVPGTGTNVPVWLLGSSLFSAQLAGERGLPYAFASHFAPRLMHEAIRVYRNHFKPSAVLDKPYVMLGIPLVAADTDEQADYLATSVYQRILALMRGQSLVQRPPVKSMEGLWLPHEKDAVGSFLGLAMVGSPAKIRAKLEVLIEQTGADELIFTCDLYEHADRIHSYELLAQLMKG from the coding sequence ATGAAATCGCTGTCCGACGTGAAGTTCTCGACCCTCGACCTCGTGCCCGTGCGCGCCAATGGCAGCCCGGCGCAGTCGTTGCGCAATTCCCTGGACCTGGCCCAGCACGTGGAAAAGTTCGGCTACAACCGTTTCTGGGTGGCTGAACACCACAACATGGACGGCATCGCCAGTTCGGCCACCTCGGTGTTGCTGGGCTACCTGGCCGGTGGCACCTCGACGATTCGCGTCGGTTCCGGCGGTGTGATGCTGCCCAACCATGCGCCATTGGTGATCGCCGAGCAGTTCGGCACCCTGGAAAGCCTCTACCCCGGGCGTATCGACCTGGGCCTGGGCCGCGCGCCCGGCTCCGACCAGATGACCGCCCGCGCCCTGCGCCGTGAGCGCTCCGGCAGCGCCGACGAATTCCCCGAGGACGTCGCCGAACTGATGGCCTACCTCGGCCCACGCACCCCGGACCAACGCATCATTGCTGTACCCGGCACCGGCACCAACGTCCCGGTATGGCTGCTGGGCTCCAGCCTGTTCAGCGCGCAATTGGCCGGTGAGCGCGGTTTGCCCTACGCCTTCGCCTCCCATTTCGCACCGCGCTTGATGCACGAGGCGATTCGCGTCTACCGCAATCACTTCAAGCCTTCAGCGGTTCTCGATAAGCCCTACGTGATGCTCGGCATTCCCTTGGTCGCCGCCGACACCGATGAGCAAGCCGACTACCTGGCCACCTCGGTGTATCAGCGCATCCTCGCGCTGATGCGCGGGCAAAGCCTGGTGCAACGTCCACCGGTAAAGAGCATGGAAGGCCTGTGGCTGCCCCATGAAAAAGATGCGGTGGGTAGTTTTCTTGGCCTGGCGATGGTCGGCAGCCCGGCAAAAATCCGCGCAAAACTGGAAGTGCTGATCGAGCAAACCGGCGCCGACGAGCTGATTTTTACCTGCGACCTGTACGAACACGCCGACCGGATTCATTCCTACGAGCTGCTGGCGCAGCTGATGAAGGGCTAA
- a CDS encoding OsmC family protein, with amino-acid sequence MSIVKKASAHWEGDLKTGLGSISTETGVLRETPYGFKARFEGGKGTNPEELIGAAHAGCFSMAFSMILGDAGLKADSIDTQAEVTLDQVDGGFAITAVHLILKAKIPGASQAQFEELSKKAKEGCPVSKVLNAKISLDATLVN; translated from the coding sequence ATGAGTATCGTGAAAAAAGCATCCGCGCATTGGGAAGGTGATTTGAAGACGGGCCTGGGTTCCATTTCCACGGAAACCGGCGTGCTGCGCGAAACGCCCTACGGCTTCAAGGCACGTTTCGAAGGGGGCAAGGGGACCAATCCTGAGGAATTGATCGGCGCGGCGCATGCCGGTTGTTTCTCCATGGCGTTTTCCATGATTCTCGGCGACGCCGGGCTCAAGGCTGACAGTATCGACACCCAGGCCGAAGTGACCCTGGATCAGGTCGATGGCGGCTTTGCGATCACGGCGGTGCACCTGATCCTCAAGGCCAAGATCCCCGGCGCGAGCCAGGCGCAGTTTGAAGAACTGAGCAAAAAGGCCAAGGAAGGGTGCCCGGTGTCCAAGGTGCTGAATGCGAAGATCAGCCTGGATGCGACGCTGGTTAACTAA
- a CDS encoding DUF1161 domain-containing protein — protein MKRFALAIICGVLATSAVAAPKDCEELRKEIEVKIQANAVPSYTLEIVSKEEADKHDVAMVVGSCENGTKAIIYQKNND, from the coding sequence ATGAAACGTTTTGCCTTGGCGATCATCTGCGGCGTATTGGCCACTTCGGCCGTGGCCGCGCCCAAAGATTGTGAAGAGCTGCGCAAGGAGATCGAGGTCAAGATCCAGGCGAACGCGGTTCCGTCCTACACCTTGGAAATCGTCAGCAAGGAAGAAGCCGACAAGCACGACGTAGCCATGGTCGTCGGCAGCTGTGAGAACGGCACCAAAGCCATCATCTACCAGAAGAACAACGACTGA
- a CDS encoding aminopeptidase: MVRRFFLGLMVVLLSGCSSISYYGQLASGQWQLLRAREPVAQVIADPARPPQLREHLAQSQKARTFASEHLHLPDNPSYRLYADIGRPYVVWNVFATTEFSLSPETHCFPIAGCVAYRGYYNQGAARGEAALLRLRGMDVSIGGVEAYSTLGWFNDPILNSMMNWGDERLATLIFHELAHQRFYVQDDTEFNESFANFVEQEGTRQWRAARGLAPASVSASKQRDQFIQLILDTRQRLEKVYAQPLSADAMRAAKAAEFERLCSDYRQMRDSQWAGDKRYDAWINLPMNNARLLPFGLYDQWVPAFAALFRQEGGDWLRFYAAVEKMGGLPVEQRKAALRQLESGGR, encoded by the coding sequence ATGGTCAGGCGTTTTTTCCTCGGGTTGATGGTGGTACTGCTCAGTGGCTGCTCAAGCATCAGTTATTACGGACAGTTGGCCAGCGGCCAGTGGCAATTGTTGCGGGCCCGCGAACCGGTTGCCCAGGTCATCGCCGACCCCGCGCGGCCGCCGCAGCTGCGTGAGCATCTGGCGCAATCCCAGAAGGCGCGCACCTTTGCCAGTGAGCACCTGCATTTGCCTGACAACCCGAGTTACCGGCTGTACGCCGATATTGGCCGACCTTATGTCGTCTGGAATGTCTTCGCCACGACAGAATTTTCGCTGTCGCCGGAAACCCACTGCTTCCCGATTGCCGGTTGCGTGGCCTATCGCGGTTATTACAACCAGGGCGCAGCGCGGGGTGAGGCGGCATTGTTGCGCCTGCGGGGCATGGACGTGTCGATTGGCGGGGTCGAGGCCTATTCCACCCTGGGCTGGTTCAACGACCCGATCCTCAACTCGATGATGAACTGGGGGGATGAGCGCCTGGCCACGCTGATTTTTCATGAGCTGGCGCACCAGCGGTTTTATGTGCAGGACGACACCGAGTTCAACGAGTCATTCGCCAATTTCGTCGAGCAGGAAGGCACGCGGCAATGGCGTGCCGCGCGTGGGCTGGCGCCGGCCAGCGTGTCGGCGTCCAAGCAGCGTGATCAGTTTATCCAGTTGATCCTCGATACCCGTCAGCGGTTGGAAAAGGTTTATGCCCAGCCGTTATCGGCCGATGCGATGCGTGCGGCCAAGGCGGCAGAATTCGAGCGCTTGTGCAGTGATTATCGGCAGATGCGTGACAGCCAGTGGGCGGGCGATAAACGTTATGACGCGTGGATCAACTTGCCGATGAACAATGCGCGGTTGTTGCCGTTTGGGCTGTATGACCAGTGGGTGCCGGCGTTTGCGGCGTTGTTTCGGCAGGAAGGCGGGGATTGGCTGAGGTTTTATGCGGCGGTGGAGAAGATGGGTGGGTTGCCGGTGGAGCAGCGCAAGGCGGCGTTGAGGCAGTTGGAGAGCGGTGGCCGTTAG